The following coding sequences are from one Candidatus Kinetoplastibacterium galatii TCC219 window:
- a CDS encoding KpsF/GutQ family sugar-phosphate isomerase — MDIKISNEDVISSAHRTLRIEARAIEEISFRLNNEFILSVKMLLSCKGRVIVSGIGKTGHIGRKIAATLASTGTPAFFVHAAEAMHGDLGMLTKNDVLVAISYSGSGPELLSILPTAKRLGIKIIAITGNIKSEIANLSDSILDINVQQEACPLNLAPTASTTAALALGDALAVACLELRCFNLNDFARSHPGGTLGRNLLTLVQDIMRPIELLPIVHPSLSILEALDIISSKNMGMAIIIDDNKIPLGIFTDGDLRRLLIKHKGDICKISILSGMSSKPYCIPPRALAIEAAKTMHEKQINQIIVLDEGSSLIGALHIHDLINAKII; from the coding sequence ATGGACATAAAAATATCAAATGAAGATGTTATCTCATCTGCTCACAGGACTTTGAGAATCGAAGCTAGAGCAATTGAGGAAATATCATTTAGATTAAATAATGAGTTTATCCTATCGGTAAAAATGTTATTATCGTGCAAGGGCAGAGTTATAGTTAGCGGAATAGGTAAAACAGGTCACATCGGCAGGAAAATAGCAGCCACCTTAGCATCTACTGGAACTCCAGCTTTTTTTGTGCATGCAGCGGAAGCTATGCACGGTGATTTAGGTATGTTAACTAAAAATGATGTCCTCGTAGCTATATCTTATTCAGGATCAGGTCCTGAACTTTTGTCAATCTTGCCAACTGCTAAAAGACTAGGTATAAAAATAATAGCTATTACAGGAAACATAAAGTCAGAAATAGCTAATCTATCTGATTCTATTTTAGATATAAACGTACAGCAAGAAGCATGTCCATTGAATCTAGCACCAACTGCTAGTACAACTGCAGCATTAGCACTAGGTGATGCTCTAGCGGTAGCATGCTTAGAACTTAGATGTTTTAATCTTAATGATTTTGCTAGATCTCACCCTGGTGGAACACTGGGAAGAAACTTGTTAACATTAGTTCAAGATATAATGCGACCCATAGAATTATTGCCAATAGTGCACCCAAGCTTATCAATACTTGAAGCATTAGATATAATATCAAGCAAAAATATGGGCATGGCGATAATTATTGATGATAATAAGATACCTCTAGGTATATTTACAGATGGAGACTTGAGACGATTATTGATAAAACATAAAGGTGATATTTGCAAAATTAGCATACTAAGTGGTATGAGTTCAAAACCATATTGCATACCACCTAGAGCTTTAGCCATAGAGGCTGCTAAAACAATGCATGAAAAACAAATAAATCAAATTATAGTACTAGATGAAGGCAGTTCATTAATAGGAGCTCTTCATATACATGATCTAATTAATGCAAAAATAATATAG
- a CDS encoding KdsC family phosphatase has translation MIYPKEFTEMLLQDIPENIINSISKIKLMIFDVDGVFTDGSMLYTKHGEHVKKFNALDGKGVQLLINKGIEVAIISGRENDAVLYRMIELGIKFIYQNVIAKLDTVISLSNILNISINNIGFMGDDIIDMDVMNKVSFSASVPNAPKYVQSIANWVSKSNGGNGAVRECCDLILAVKQNYLIHY, from the coding sequence ATGATATATCCAAAAGAATTTACAGAGATGTTATTGCAAGATATCCCAGAGAATATTATAAATTCTATTTCTAAAATTAAGCTTATGATTTTTGATGTAGATGGAGTATTTACTGATGGAAGCATGTTATACACTAAACATGGAGAACATGTAAAAAAATTTAATGCACTTGACGGGAAGGGAGTTCAATTGCTTATAAATAAAGGCATAGAAGTAGCTATTATATCTGGCAGGGAAAATGATGCAGTATTGTATAGAATGATTGAACTTGGAATCAAATTCATATATCAAAATGTTATTGCAAAACTAGATACAGTAATATCATTATCTAATATTTTAAACATTTCAATTAATAATATAGGATTCATGGGTGACGATATAATAGATATGGATGTTATGAATAAAGTTTCTTTCTCTGCAAGTGTTCCTAATGCACCTAAATATGTTCAGAGTATTGCTAACTGGGTATCAAAAAGCAATGGTGGTAATGGGGCAGTAAGAGAATGCTGTGATTTGATTCTAGCTGTTAAACAAAATTACTTGATTCATTATTAA
- the lptC gene encoding LPS export ABC transporter periplasmic protein LptC, with protein MLSVFILLANLNWNILCSNYQVEQADSETIEYYGNNFFVIEIDENDETVKIINGESAYKTIDNETVKIKNPNIIFNKK; from the coding sequence ATGCTATCTGTTTTTATTTTATTAGCGAATTTAAACTGGAATATACTATGTAGTAACTATCAAGTAGAACAAGCTGATAGCGAAACAATTGAGTACTATGGAAATAATTTTTTTGTTATAGAGATAGACGAGAATGATGAAACTGTGAAAATCATAAATGGGGAATCAGCATATAAAACAATTGATAATGAAACAGTAAAAATTAAAAATCCAAATATAATATTTAACAAAAAATAA
- the lptB gene encoding LPS export ABC transporter ATP-binding protein, with the protein MLTNIINNCKNNYSILKANNIKKSYNGRDTVKDISLYVKNSEIVGLLGPNGAGKTTSFYMILGIIPVDSGSIEIDEENITNLPIYKRSLLGISYLPQDASVFRGLNVENNIKAILEIQKRNGKKLSKIEINEYTNTLLDQLQISNIRRNMAISLSGGERRRVEIARVLATEPRFILLDEPFAGVDPISILEIQKIIVFLKSRNIGILITDHNVRETLGICDRAYIINEGSVISSGRPDKIINNELVRKVYLGDKFNM; encoded by the coding sequence ATGCTTACAAATATTATAAACAATTGTAAAAACAATTATTCAATACTAAAAGCAAATAATATTAAAAAATCATACAATGGGAGAGATACGGTTAAAGATATTTCTCTATATGTGAAAAACAGCGAGATTGTTGGTTTGCTAGGTCCTAATGGCGCAGGTAAAACAACTAGTTTCTATATGATTCTAGGAATAATACCTGTTGATTCTGGATCTATAGAAATAGATGAGGAAAATATAACAAATTTACCCATATATAAACGATCATTATTAGGAATATCGTATTTACCACAAGATGCCTCAGTATTCCGTGGATTAAATGTAGAAAATAATATTAAAGCTATTTTAGAGATTCAAAAAAGAAATGGGAAAAAACTATCCAAAATAGAAATTAATGAATATACAAATACACTACTCGATCAGTTACAGATTTCAAATATTCGTCGTAATATGGCAATATCACTATCAGGTGGTGAGCGACGCAGGGTAGAAATAGCAAGGGTTCTAGCAACAGAACCAAGATTCATACTGTTAGACGAACCATTTGCAGGAGTTGACCCAATATCCATACTAGAAATACAAAAAATTATTGTCTTCTTAAAATCTCGTAACATAGGAATACTTATTACAGATCATAATGTTAGAGAAACTTTAGGGATATGTGATAGAGCCTATATAATAAACGAAGGTAGTGTCATATCTAGTGGGAGACCAGATAAAATTATAAATAATGAATTAGTTAGAAAGGTATACTTAGGAGATAAATTCAACATGTAA
- the hpf gene encoding ribosome hibernation-promoting factor, HPF/YfiA family, which translates to MDLNIIGRNVEITTAMNEYISKKLSNTLLRIDSELYASVSVYIEHSQHNIEINIRHINRTILHCKSSDTNLYDAVDSLAEKVNRQLVKLKEKEQEKFF; encoded by the coding sequence ATGGATCTAAATATAATAGGTCGTAACGTAGAGATAACTACGGCAATGAATGAGTATATATCGAAAAAGTTAAGTAACACCTTACTTAGAATTGATAGCGAATTATATGCTAGTGTTTCTGTTTATATAGAGCACTCACAACATAATATAGAAATAAATATTAGACATATAAATAGAACTATATTACATTGCAAATCATCTGATACCAACCTATATGATGCAGTGGATAGTTTAGCGGAAAAAGTAAATAGACAACTTGTTAAACTAAAAGAAAAAGAACAAGAAAAATTTTTCTAA